A portion of the Novosphingobium sp. KA1 genome contains these proteins:
- a CDS encoding pilus assembly protein TadG-related protein → MTGLAMRLLSYRFLHLLRDTAGNILPLAAVGMMVAAAVVGSGIDLSRDYKVRNQLQAACDAAVLAGRRTVTTAGFDTASQTAANNYFATNFDSTSQEVTGTSFVAASTDGGKTVTGTATTTLNTLVMRLFGFNTFTVSVSCASSMGVGNADVMMVLDTTGSMGQILSGSQTRLAALQQAMKDFYTTLADATAATNARIRYGFVPYSTTVNVGKLVTAVDPSYIADTWTYQTKTAIYIDYSSATKSSSSTTYGSTSTGSLTQYSNTSYNNSSTCQNNLPTSTTWGDSGSESVTLTVSGTSPNLTVTRKISQGQTQRTYSCAQSGSKYKIYYQDSTRTETTNETWTGAKTVTGTPTANSEYYQTVYQPWTLATDVFKTGDSATLYTGTNGTAVSSTWDGCILERSTVATSSISYNSVTGISPSSAYDIDLDTIPSNDATRWGPLWPEAAYMRCSSGTCGSNNMTYASTTNGKLATSPCPAQGQLLTEMSQSAFNTYANSLVANGNTYLDIGMIWGGRMISPEGIFQDNVNTEAANGGEVSRHLIFMTDGEMQTVNYYQQAWGMEYWDRKVASDGSSSTETANHTKRFLAVCEAIKAKGIRLWVIAFTSTLSSDLTTCASANSSYTAANATELSTAFQEIAKQVGELRLTQ, encoded by the coding sequence ATGACTGGGCTAGCGATGCGCCTCTTGAGTTATCGGTTCCTGCATCTGCTGCGCGACACGGCGGGCAATATCCTGCCGCTGGCCGCTGTCGGCATGATGGTGGCCGCCGCTGTCGTCGGTTCGGGCATCGATCTCAGCCGGGACTACAAGGTGCGCAACCAGCTCCAGGCTGCCTGCGACGCCGCCGTGCTCGCTGGTCGCCGCACGGTGACGACAGCCGGTTTCGACACCGCCTCGCAGACCGCCGCGAACAACTACTTCGCCACCAATTTCGACAGCACCTCGCAGGAAGTGACCGGCACCAGCTTCGTTGCGGCATCGACCGACGGCGGCAAGACCGTTACCGGCACGGCGACGACCACGCTCAACACGCTGGTCATGCGCCTGTTCGGGTTCAACACCTTCACCGTTTCGGTGAGCTGCGCCTCGTCGATGGGCGTGGGCAATGCCGATGTGATGATGGTGCTCGACACCACCGGGTCGATGGGCCAGATTCTGTCCGGCAGCCAGACCCGCCTGGCCGCGCTGCAACAGGCGATGAAGGACTTTTACACGACGCTGGCCGATGCGACGGCGGCCACCAACGCGCGTATCCGTTATGGTTTCGTGCCCTACAGCACCACCGTCAACGTCGGCAAGCTGGTGACGGCCGTGGACCCGAGCTACATTGCCGATACCTGGACCTACCAGACGAAGACGGCGATCTACATCGACTATTCGAGCGCGACGAAGAGCAGCAGTTCGACGACGTACGGCTCGACGTCGACCGGAAGCCTGACGCAGTATTCCAATACGAGTTACAACAATTCTTCGACTTGCCAGAACAACCTGCCGACTTCCACGACCTGGGGTGACTCCGGTTCGGAATCGGTCACGCTGACGGTGAGCGGCACCAGCCCCAACCTCACGGTGACACGCAAGATCTCTCAGGGGCAGACGCAGCGTACCTACAGTTGCGCGCAGTCGGGTTCGAAGTACAAGATCTACTATCAGGACAGCACCCGCACCGAGACTACCAACGAGACGTGGACCGGCGCCAAGACCGTTACCGGAACGCCGACCGCCAACTCGGAATATTACCAGACGGTCTATCAGCCCTGGACGCTGGCCACCGACGTTTTCAAGACGGGCGATTCAGCAACGCTTTACACCGGCACCAACGGGACCGCGGTCTCCTCTACCTGGGATGGCTGCATCCTGGAGCGTTCCACGGTTGCCACCAGCAGCATCAGCTACAATTCGGTGACCGGCATCTCGCCCTCCAGTGCCTACGACATCGATCTCGACACGATTCCCAGCAACGATGCCACGCGCTGGGGACCGCTCTGGCCCGAGGCCGCTTACATGCGCTGTTCCAGTGGCACGTGCGGCAGCAACAACATGACTTATGCCAGTACCACCAACGGCAAACTGGCGACTTCTCCCTGCCCGGCGCAAGGGCAGTTGCTGACCGAGATGTCGCAATCCGCCTTCAATACTTACGCCAATTCGCTGGTCGCCAACGGGAATACCTACCTCGACATCGGCATGATCTGGGGCGGCCGGATGATTTCGCCCGAAGGCATCTTCCAGGACAACGTCAACACTGAAGCCGCGAACGGCGGCGAGGTATCGCGCCATCTGATCTTCATGACCGACGGCGAGATGCAGACGGTCAATTATTACCAGCAGGCCTGGGGCATGGAATACTGGGACCGCAAGGTCGCCAGCGACGGCAGCTCGTCGACCGAGACGGCAAACCATACCAAGCGCTTCCTGGCCGTCTGCGAGGCGATCAAGGCGAAGGGCATCCGTCTCTGGGTGATCGCCTTCACGTCCACCTTGTCGAGCGACCTGACGACCTGCGCCTCGGCCAACAGTTCCTATACGGCCGCCAATGCGACTGAACTGAGCACGGCCTTCCAGGAAATCGCCAAGCAGGTCGGCGAACTGAGGCTGACCCAGTGA
- the purC gene encoding phosphoribosylaminoimidazolesuccinocarboxamide synthase encodes MSRRRQIYEGKAKILYEGPEPGTLIQYFKDDATAFNAQKKGTIQGKGVINNRISEYVFTRLNHIGVPNHFIRRLNMREQLVRQVEIIPIEVVVRNVAAGSISKRLGIPEGEMLPHTLIEYYFKDDALGDPLVAEEHIACFGWATNEEMQDISSMAIRVNDFMCGMFAAIDIRLVDFKLEFGRIWDGDYSRVILADEISPDGCRLWDMHTGEKLDKDRFRRDLGGEEEAYQEVARRLGLLQDDNGPSEVLDLSKHRKLRGK; translated from the coding sequence ATGTCCCGTCGCCGCCAGATCTACGAGGGCAAGGCCAAGATCCTCTACGAGGGCCCCGAACCCGGCACCCTGATCCAGTACTTCAAGGACGATGCCACTGCGTTCAACGCGCAGAAGAAGGGCACGATCCAGGGCAAGGGCGTGATCAACAACCGCATTAGCGAGTACGTGTTCACGCGCCTCAACCACATCGGCGTGCCCAACCACTTCATCCGCCGCCTCAACATGCGCGAGCAGCTGGTCCGCCAGGTCGAGATCATCCCGATCGAGGTCGTGGTGCGCAACGTGGCGGCCGGCTCGATCTCCAAGCGCCTCGGCATCCCCGAGGGCGAGATGCTGCCGCACACGCTGATCGAATACTACTTCAAGGACGACGCGCTGGGCGATCCGCTGGTCGCCGAAGAGCACATCGCCTGCTTTGGCTGGGCCACCAACGAGGAGATGCAGGACATCTCGTCGATGGCGATCCGCGTGAACGACTTCATGTGCGGCATGTTCGCGGCGATCGACATCCGCCTCGTCGACTTCAAGCTCGAATTCGGCCGCATCTGGGACGGCGACTACAGCCGCGTGATCCTGGCCGACGAAATCAGCCCCGACGGCTGCCGCCTGTGGGACATGCACACCGGCGAGAAGCTGGACAAGGACCGCTTCCGCCGCGATCTGGGCGGTGAGGAAGAGGCCTACCAGGAAGTCGCCCGCCGCCTCGGCCTGCTGCAGGACGACAATGGCCCGAGCGAAGTGCTCGACCTGTCGAAGCACCGCAAGCTGCGCGGCAAGTAA
- a CDS encoding pitrilysin family protein, which produces MRTILITALLLGAAIPAISAPATAREAVAAPRAEDSSWAFEKSDVPVDPDFRFGRLSNGMRYVIRHNATPAGTAVVRMEIAAGSLDETDAEQGFAHFLEHMAFNGSAHVPEGQMVPLLEREGLAFGADTNASTTFERTVYKLDLPRADQHLLDTALMLMRETASELTIAQAAVDRERGVIFSEMRDRNSYGYRNSVASAGFFYPASRYVRRFPIGTTETLNAASAASLRAFYEREYVPAHATLVVIGDFDADAVETAIRSRFTDWAPRPAEAQPDAGPVNPKDKDRTAIWIDPALSERLVIQRNGKWLDEPDTIAQRQENLLRSVGYDIVNRRLQRLSRSAEPAFRGAGFGTGDVFEAARSTRLIIDSVDGKWADGLAAATREYRRALTGGFTDAEVAEQLAQLRTALTNAAGSANTRSNAALAAAALSLVEDRQVPSTPQGALDRFTAFAPQITPAAVLAAMKREALALDKPLIRFEGRTGPTGGEKALREAWRQAMHAPLPAEQAAATAQFAYTDFGTPGTVVSDTLDPLYGIREVRFANGVMLNLKHTDITRDRIAVSVAIDGGNMLDTRANPHATDMVPYMDEGGLGKHSRDELDTIMAGHTLGFGLGKGEASFAAQAGTTPRDLELQLQLLTALITDPGYRAEGEVQYRQQINNAFASLRATPGSAMQADLGTIVSDNDPRFSLGKLEDYRQLTYAKLKADIGDRLAHGAIEVGIVGDVDEDKAIADVAATLGALPARETAFREYADQPPRTFTTDRKPRVVRHTGPADQALLRVTWPTRDDADAIETLKLQLLERVVRIELTDSLREALGKAYSPSAGAALSRRWKGYGTFAVAASVDVADVPAARKAIADVMTQLRKAPVSDDVLQRARQPLLEAFQNALKSNAGWMALVDRAQTEADRIERFKLAHDRLQALTAADVEAEARRYLDPAQGLEVLALPEGVTEPVK; this is translated from the coding sequence ATGCGAACGATTCTCATTACCGCCCTCCTCCTTGGCGCCGCCATCCCTGCCATTTCCGCTCCGGCCACGGCGCGCGAAGCCGTAGCCGCGCCGCGTGCCGAGGACAGCAGCTGGGCCTTCGAGAAGAGCGACGTCCCGGTCGATCCCGACTTTCGCTTCGGCCGCCTGTCCAACGGCATGCGTTATGTGATCCGCCACAATGCGACCCCCGCCGGCACGGCCGTGGTACGCATGGAGATCGCCGCCGGATCGCTTGACGAAACCGATGCCGAACAGGGCTTTGCGCACTTCCTCGAACACATGGCCTTCAACGGCTCGGCCCACGTCCCCGAAGGCCAGATGGTGCCGCTGCTGGAACGTGAGGGGCTGGCCTTCGGTGCCGACACCAATGCCTCGACCACCTTCGAACGCACCGTCTACAAGCTCGACCTGCCGCGCGCCGACCAACACCTGCTGGATACCGCACTGATGCTGATGCGCGAGACTGCCAGCGAGTTGACCATCGCCCAGGCTGCCGTCGACCGCGAGCGCGGCGTGATCTTCTCGGAAATGCGCGACCGCAACAGCTACGGCTACCGCAACAGCGTGGCGTCGGCCGGGTTCTTCTATCCGGCCTCGCGCTATGTCCGCCGTTTCCCGATCGGCACGACGGAAACCCTGAACGCGGCCAGCGCCGCATCGCTGCGCGCCTTCTACGAGCGCGAATACGTGCCCGCCCATGCCACGCTGGTGGTGATCGGCGATTTCGACGCGGACGCCGTGGAAACCGCCATCCGCAGCCGCTTCACCGACTGGGCACCGCGCCCCGCCGAAGCGCAGCCCGATGCCGGTCCGGTCAATCCCAAGGACAAGGACCGCACCGCCATCTGGATCGACCCCGCCCTCTCCGAGCGGCTGGTGATCCAGCGTAACGGCAAGTGGCTGGACGAGCCCGACACGATCGCCCAGCGGCAGGAAAACCTGCTGCGCTCGGTCGGCTACGACATCGTCAACCGCCGTCTCCAGCGCCTCTCCCGCAGTGCCGAACCGGCGTTCCGCGGCGCCGGTTTCGGCACCGGCGACGTGTTCGAGGCCGCTCGCTCCACCCGCCTCATCATCGACAGCGTGGACGGGAAATGGGCCGATGGCCTTGCCGCGGCCACCCGCGAATATCGCCGTGCGCTGACCGGCGGCTTCACCGATGCGGAAGTGGCCGAACAGCTCGCCCAGCTGCGCACCGCTCTGACCAATGCCGCAGGCTCGGCAAATACCCGCAGCAATGCCGCCCTTGCCGCCGCCGCGCTCTCGCTTGTCGAGGACCGTCAGGTGCCCTCGACGCCGCAAGGCGCGCTCGACCGCTTCACGGCCTTTGCCCCGCAGATCACCCCCGCCGCCGTGCTGGCGGCGATGAAGCGCGAGGCCCTCGCACTCGACAAGCCGCTGATCCGCTTCGAGGGCCGCACGGGCCCGACAGGCGGTGAAAAGGCCCTGCGCGAGGCCTGGCGCCAGGCCATGCACGCGCCGCTCCCCGCCGAGCAGGCCGCTGCCACGGCGCAGTTCGCCTATACCGATTTCGGGACCCCCGGCACGGTCGTTTCCGACACGCTCGATCCGCTTTACGGCATCCGCGAGGTGCGTTTCGCCAATGGCGTGATGCTCAACCTCAAGCATACCGACATCACCAGGGACCGCATCGCCGTCAGCGTGGCCATCGACGGCGGCAACATGCTCGACACCCGCGCCAACCCGCATGCGACCGACATGGTGCCCTACATGGACGAAGGCGGCCTCGGGAAGCACAGCCGCGACGAACTCGACACGATCATGGCCGGGCACACGCTGGGCTTCGGGCTCGGCAAGGGCGAGGCCAGCTTCGCGGCGCAAGCCGGAACGACGCCGCGCGACCTCGAATTGCAGCTGCAACTGCTCACCGCGCTGATCACCGATCCCGGTTACCGGGCGGAAGGCGAAGTGCAGTACCGCCAGCAGATCAACAACGCCTTCGCCAGCCTTCGCGCGACGCCGGGTTCGGCGATGCAGGCCGATCTCGGCACCATCGTTTCCGACAACGACCCCCGCTTCAGCCTGGGCAAGCTGGAAGATTACCGCCAGCTCACTTATGCCAAGCTGAAGGCCGATATCGGCGACCGGCTGGCGCACGGCGCCATCGAGGTCGGCATCGTCGGCGATGTCGACGAGGACAAGGCGATTGCCGATGTCGCCGCCACGCTGGGCGCCCTGCCCGCGCGCGAAACCGCCTTCCGCGAGTACGCCGACCAGCCGCCGCGCACGTTCACCACGGACCGCAAGCCGCGCGTGGTCCGCCACACCGGCCCGGCCGATCAGGCGCTGCTGCGCGTAACCTGGCCGACGCGCGACGATGCCGATGCGATCGAGACGCTCAAGCTGCAACTGCTCGAACGGGTGGTGCGCATCGAACTGACCGACAGCCTGCGCGAAGCGCTCGGCAAGGCCTATTCGCCTTCGGCCGGTGCCGCGCTGTCGCGCCGCTGGAAGGGCTACGGTACCTTTGCCGTGGCCGCCTCGGTGGACGTTGCCGACGTGCCCGCCGCCCGCAAGGCGATTGCCGATGTGATGACGCAGCTGCGCAAGGCGCCGGTGAGCGACGACGTGCTGCAACGCGCGCGCCAGCCGCTGCTCGAAGCCTTCCAGAACGCGCTCAAGAGCAATGCCGGCTGGATGGCGCTGGTGGACCGCGCCCAGACCGAGGCGGACCGCATCGAACGCTTCAAGCTGGCGCACGACCGCCTTCAGGCGCTCACCGCCGCCGACGTCGAAGCCGAAGCGCGACGCTATCTCGATCCCGCGCAGGGCCTCGAAGTGCTGGCCCTGCCGGAAGGTGTCACCGAACCTGTGAAGTAA
- a CDS encoding TonB-dependent receptor: protein MKTSIFAIAAALALAPAPLAAQETGSDEPPAAEAAALPALHADFTSAVRNIAAAPLNASRVSVERLRREAVSSSDTGAILAQLPGVSAASGGGLSSMPILRGLSEQRVLIVVDGLPIDVACPNDMNPPLSYTDPQTVGAIAVVPGVSPVSMGGDTIAGIVSVESRMPRFAVEGGTLVTGEASSFYRSNGDGFGGALSLTVAGKRVSATYTGSYTQSDDYKGGGAMGKVRSTEYAKTDHQLALAAQTDVGLFEVKGGYHFAPYEAFPNQYMDMTSNTSWFLNGRYRGVFGWGDVDFTAGYRDTDHAMDFLADKQPGTMPMKTEVHSFTSALKVNLPLGRKDTLHLGGDFHHEGMDDWWPPVAGSMMMGPDTYLNINNGRRDRLGLFGEWESHWSDRLSTLIGARFDRVTMNTGAVQPYGTDMMNMADAMAAATFNAADRHRRDNNWSATALVSWQAADMLAFELGYAHKTRSPNLYERYAWGQGAMSSQMIGWYGDGNGYVGNLDLKPERADTVSAALRLTAKGGAMLKISPYYTRVHDYIDAVRLRDLTDMMGMPSGFVQLQFANQEAELYGIDASASVPLQRTARGETDFTASAAWVHGQNRSDNGPLYRQMPFNLTMGLAHRSGAFEAGADIQFVAEKTRVDATRNEPRTQSYALVNLRAGYTLGLLAQGITLTVEAKNLFDKGYALPLGGMSLGDYGATGMLRPVPGMGRSINFGMSTRF, encoded by the coding sequence ATGAAGACGTCCATTTTCGCGATCGCCGCGGCGCTCGCTCTTGCGCCTGCCCCTCTTGCCGCCCAGGAAACCGGTTCCGACGAGCCGCCCGCCGCCGAGGCCGCCGCGCTTCCCGCCCTCCACGCGGACTTCACGTCGGCCGTGCGCAATATCGCCGCGGCGCCGCTCAACGCCTCCAGGGTCTCGGTGGAGCGCCTTCGCCGCGAGGCGGTGTCGAGCAGCGATACCGGCGCCATCCTTGCGCAGCTTCCCGGGGTGAGCGCGGCGAGCGGGGGCGGCCTGTCCTCGATGCCGATCCTGCGCGGGCTCAGCGAGCAGCGGGTGCTGATCGTTGTCGACGGGCTGCCGATCGACGTTGCCTGTCCCAACGACATGAACCCGCCGCTGTCCTACACCGATCCCCAGACGGTCGGCGCCATCGCGGTGGTGCCCGGCGTCTCGCCGGTGAGCATGGGCGGCGACACCATCGCCGGGATCGTCAGCGTCGAGAGCCGGATGCCGCGCTTCGCGGTGGAAGGCGGCACATTGGTGACGGGAGAGGCCTCGAGCTTCTATCGCAGCAATGGCGATGGCTTCGGCGGCGCGCTTTCGCTGACCGTGGCGGGCAAGCGCGTGAGCGCGACCTATACCGGCTCCTACACCCAGTCCGACGACTACAAGGGCGGCGGCGCGATGGGCAAGGTGCGCTCCACCGAATACGCCAAGACCGATCACCAGCTTGCCCTCGCCGCGCAGACCGATGTCGGCCTGTTCGAGGTGAAGGGGGGCTATCACTTCGCGCCCTATGAGGCCTTCCCCAACCAGTACATGGACATGACCTCGAACACGTCGTGGTTCCTCAACGGCCGCTATCGCGGGGTGTTCGGCTGGGGCGATGTCGATTTCACCGCCGGCTACCGCGATACCGACCATGCGATGGACTTCCTGGCCGACAAGCAGCCTGGCACGATGCCGATGAAGACCGAGGTTCATTCCTTCACGTCCGCGCTCAAGGTCAACCTGCCGCTCGGCCGCAAGGACACGCTGCACCTTGGCGGCGATTTCCATCACGAAGGGATGGACGACTGGTGGCCGCCGGTTGCCGGGTCGATGATGATGGGGCCGGACACCTACCTCAATATCAACAACGGCAGGCGTGACCGTCTGGGCCTGTTCGGGGAGTGGGAATCGCACTGGTCGGACCGTCTCTCTACGCTGATCGGCGCGCGGTTCGACCGGGTGACGATGAACACCGGCGCGGTCCAGCCTTACGGCACCGATATGATGAACATGGCCGATGCAATGGCCGCGGCCACGTTCAACGCCGCCGACCGTCATCGCCGTGACAACAACTGGAGCGCGACGGCGCTGGTCAGCTGGCAGGCGGCGGACATGCTGGCCTTCGAACTGGGTTATGCCCACAAGACCCGCTCGCCCAACCTCTACGAGCGCTATGCCTGGGGGCAGGGGGCGATGTCGAGCCAGATGATCGGCTGGTACGGCGATGGCAACGGCTATGTCGGCAACCTCGACCTCAAGCCGGAGCGGGCGGACACGGTCAGCGCGGCCCTGCGGCTGACCGCGAAGGGCGGCGCCATGCTCAAGATCTCGCCCTACTATACCCGCGTTCACGACTACATCGATGCGGTCCGCCTCAGGGACCTGACCGACATGATGGGCATGCCCAGCGGCTTTGTGCAGTTGCAGTTCGCCAACCAGGAGGCCGAGCTCTACGGCATCGACGCCAGCGCCAGCGTGCCCTTGCAGCGCACCGCGCGCGGCGAGACCGACTTCACCGCCAGCGCCGCCTGGGTTCACGGGCAGAACCGCTCGGACAACGGCCCGCTCTACCGGCAGATGCCGTTCAACCTGACGATGGGCCTCGCGCATCGCAGCGGCGCCTTCGAGGCGGGCGCGGACATCCAGTTCGTGGCCGAGAAGACCCGTGTCGATGCCACCCGCAACGAGCCGCGCACGCAGAGCTATGCGCTGGTGAACCTGCGGGCGGGCTATACGCTGGGGCTGCTGGCGCAGGGCATCACGCTGACGGTGGAAGCGAAGAACCTGTTCGACAAGGGCTATGCCCTGCCGCTCGGCGGCATGTCGCTGGGCGACTACGGCGCCACCGGCATGCTGCGCCCGGTACCGGGCATGGGCCGCTCGATCAACTTCGGGATGAGCACCCGCTTCTGA
- a CDS encoding TadE/TadG family type IV pilus assembly protein, with protein MKRMLVPRLRRVMRRLRRDCSGVSLMEFALMLPIMLTLGLYGTELAYMAMVKMEVSQIATSVADNASRLGQTDNTAVTPTVTETQINSVMSGAVMQGSSFNFTGNGRIILSSLEINSSNQQYIHWQRCRGSLARSSAYGAAGTTLTGMGKTGHVITATTNSAVMYVEVYYAYQPLFGTMFVQNPVFYQEAAFLIRDSRNLTAGVTGTGGQSACS; from the coding sequence ATGAAGCGGATGCTTGTTCCTCGCCTGCGCCGCGTCATGCGCAGGCTCCGGCGCGATTGCAGCGGCGTGTCGCTGATGGAATTCGCGCTGATGCTGCCGATCATGCTGACGCTGGGCCTCTACGGCACCGAGCTTGCCTACATGGCGATGGTGAAGATGGAGGTTTCCCAGATCGCGACTTCGGTGGCGGACAACGCCTCGCGCCTTGGCCAGACCGACAATACCGCGGTAACCCCGACAGTGACCGAGACGCAGATCAACTCGGTCATGTCGGGCGCGGTCATGCAGGGCAGTTCGTTCAATTTCACCGGCAACGGGCGGATCATTCTCTCCAGCCTGGAGATCAACTCCAGCAACCAGCAATACATCCACTGGCAGCGATGCCGGGGCAGCCTGGCGCGCAGTTCGGCCTATGGGGCGGCAGGCACCACGCTCACCGGCATGGGCAAGACCGGGCACGTGATCACCGCGACGACCAATTCGGCGGTCATGTATGTCGAGGTCTATTACGCCTACCAGCCGCTGTTCGGGACGATGTTTGTCCAGAACCCGGTGTTCTATCAGGAAGCGGCCTTCCTGATCCGCGACAGCCGCAACCTCACCGCGGGCGTCACCGGTACCGGCGGGCAGTCGGCCTGCAGCTGA
- a CDS encoding GNAT family N-acetyltransferase, with protein sequence MTLTIRTLTGAEILSAVDDLARLRMTVFAEWPYLYDGDPAYERDYLAAFVKAPGGVLVAACEGGRIVGAATASPLAAQEQALRGPVEMHGIDVSEAFYFGESVLLGEWRGQGVGHAFFDQREAQARKAGARIAVFASVVREAAHPDRPAAYRPLDAFWSKRGYAPLDGLTCALSWKDHRDALETAKTLRYWSRLL encoded by the coding sequence ATGACATTGACCATACGCACGCTGACCGGAGCCGAGATTCTCTCGGCCGTGGACGATCTTGCGCGCCTGCGCATGACGGTCTTTGCCGAGTGGCCCTATCTCTACGACGGCGATCCGGCCTACGAGCGTGATTATCTTGCCGCCTTCGTGAAGGCGCCCGGCGGTGTGCTGGTGGCGGCCTGCGAGGGCGGTCGCATCGTCGGCGCGGCAACCGCGTCGCCGCTCGCGGCGCAGGAGCAGGCCTTGCGCGGGCCTGTCGAGATGCATGGAATCGACGTGTCCGAGGCGTTCTATTTCGGCGAATCGGTGCTGCTGGGCGAATGGCGCGGGCAGGGGGTGGGCCACGCCTTCTTCGACCAGCGCGAGGCGCAGGCGCGCAAGGCTGGGGCACGGATCGCCGTTTTTGCATCGGTGGTCCGCGAGGCCGCTCATCCCGACCGGCCCGCGGCCTACCGCCCGCTCGATGCGTTCTGGAGCAAGCGCGGCTACGCGCCGCTGGATGGGCTCACCTGCGCCCTTTCGTGGAAGGACCACCGCGACGCGTTGGAAACCGCGAAGACGCTGCGCTACTGGTCACGCCTTCTGTAG
- a CDS encoding low molecular weight protein-tyrosine-phosphatase, with product MSQPVTPAILFVCLGNICRSPLAEAALRCEAARAGFDVLVDSAGTGSWHIGNAPDPRARAEALRHGIDISSYQARQVGADDFDRFDLIVAMDNSNLGNLRRLAPSRPGGTRASLSLMLDHVPGMAGRDVEDPYFGGPEGFVTTWEQVTAGARGLIAALQKA from the coding sequence ATGAGCCAGCCCGTTACGCCCGCCATCCTTTTTGTCTGCCTCGGCAATATCTGCCGTTCGCCGCTGGCCGAGGCGGCCCTGCGCTGCGAAGCGGCCCGCGCCGGGTTCGATGTCCTGGTCGATTCCGCCGGAACCGGCTCCTGGCATATCGGCAATGCCCCCGATCCGCGCGCCCGCGCCGAGGCGCTGCGGCACGGCATCGACATCTCGTCCTACCAGGCCCGGCAGGTCGGGGCCGACGACTTCGACCGGTTCGACCTGATCGTGGCGATGGATAACAGCAACCTCGGCAATTTGCGCCGGCTCGCCCCCTCGCGCCCCGGCGGAACGCGGGCGAGCCTCTCGCTGATGCTGGACCATGTGCCGGGCATGGCGGGCCGCGATGTCGAGGATCCCTACTTCGGCGGTCCGGAAGGCTTCGTTACCACCTGGGAGCAAGTGACGGCAGGTGCCAGAGGCCTGATCGCGGCACTACAGAAGGCGTGA
- a CDS encoding TadE/TadG family type IV pilus assembly protein, producing the protein MTGRRLRALRTRLRRDQAGVTALEFAVAGPVLIVLLMGIFDIGHMAYVSAVLHGAVEESARNGTLEAVDTAAQDQAIASIVGNVAPGVTIAVTRSSYYDFSDIARPEAWNDANSNGTCDNGETYTDENKNGQWDADIGKSGNGGANDVVVYTVKATYKPLFPIPGLTNRDNSRTLTAIAVRKNQPYALQSSYGSAAGSCR; encoded by the coding sequence GTGACCGGGCGCCGCCTTCGCGCTCTGCGCACCCGTCTACGCCGTGATCAGGCCGGTGTCACCGCGCTGGAATTCGCGGTGGCGGGGCCGGTGCTGATCGTGCTGCTGATGGGCATCTTCGATATCGGCCACATGGCCTATGTCAGCGCGGTGCTGCACGGCGCGGTCGAGGAATCGGCGCGTAACGGCACGCTGGAGGCGGTCGATACCGCAGCGCAGGACCAGGCGATCGCCAGCATCGTCGGCAATGTCGCGCCGGGCGTGACGATCGCCGTCACGCGCAGCAGCTATTACGACTTCTCCGACATCGCACGGCCCGAGGCGTGGAACGACGCCAATTCGAACGGCACCTGCGACAACGGGGAAACCTACACCGACGAGAACAAGAACGGCCAGTGGGATGCCGATATCGGCAAGTCGGGCAATGGCGGCGCCAACGACGTTGTCGTCTACACCGTCAAGGCGACCTACAAGCCGCTGTTCCCGATCCCCGGCCTGACCAACCGCGACAACAGCCGCACGCTGACGGCGATCGCGGTGCGGAAGAACCAGCCATACGCGCTGCAGAGCAGCTATGGCTCGGCGGCGGGGAGTTGCCGATGA